The genomic region GGTCAATATCATCAAAAGAATTTCCTTTACTTATCAAATTATAAGTCGATTTCTTATTATAAGCCGTATTAATTTTTGTTTTATATGATTTTCCGTTATTTTTACTTTTAAAATTAGCATCCATATAATATGTTAAGCTATCTGTACTATTGAATTTCAACAGGTTTTGATATTTTAATATATTGTTGGTATTCGGGTTATCACTTTCCATTTCATTTTTCAGATATTTTTGTACTCTGAGGGTATATCTGTTTGCGACTTCCGTATCCCAGGCAACTTTAAAAGTAGGTGAATAATAAGCTATATATGCGCCTTTATCATCAAGAATATTTCCGCCCATACCTACAAGAACTTCTTTCTTGGTAGCTTGTTCTGCGATAATTTTTTTCATTGCCGAACCGTGAGCAATGGCGATATAAATCATCACAAATATTGCAACAACTGCCACAGCAATGAAACTCAAACTGAAGATTATTATAGCTTTATTTACTCTTTCCATTGTTTTCAATTATCTTAATTACAGTCGGATCGGCAAGAATTTCCGAATAAGCTATATCATTATTTTTAACAAATTCCTTTAACAGAACTTCAGGCGTAGTCATCAAACTTATACGTGCTTTCGTCTGATGATGTTTTACGGTAATCTCTTTCAATTCTTCTCTAAGTACATTTATCTCATTGTATTTTCTAACCGGAACCAATCTTAATCCTACAATAAATAAAATAAGCACTACAATATAAAGAATGAACCAGAGCGGACTCCTCCAAAGGTTATTTGAAAAAAGGTAATCTCCCGAAATAAATTGGCGCAAAGAATTAAGCAAAATATTATTCTCAACTTTCTTGTTGCTTTTTCTTTTCGGTGTTTCATTCTTTTTCTTAACCGCAGCTTCCTTTTTCTTAAATGTATTTGCCATAATTAAATTTTTTCTGCGATTCGTAATTTAGCACTACGAGCCCTGCCGTTTTCTTCTATTTCTTTTTCGGAAGGAAGAATCGGTTTTCTGTTGGCTAATACAAACGGACTCAATTTATTTCCATAAAAATCTTTTTTTAACTCACCTTCCAGATTGCCTGTTTTAAAAAGATTTTTCACAAGTCTGTCCTCAAGAGAATGATAACTGATAATTGCAGCAATTCCTCCGGACTTTAGAACTTTTTCCAATTGAAGCAGCAATTCCTCCAAAGCATCAATTTCTTGATTTACTTCGATTCTAACTGATTGAAATAGTTGAGATAAGTATTTATATTCTTTTTTCTTCGGAGCGAATCTTTCCGCAAATGCTCTTAATTCGCCCGTTGTTTCAAAAGCTTTGATTTCTCTTTGTTTGACAATCGCATGAGCGAGAACATGAGGTTTTTCCAATTCCCCGTAATCACGAAATATTTCGATCAGCCGTTCAGCCGAATATGTATTTACTACATCTTTAGCACTGACCGACAATCCCATATTCATTCTCATATCAAGATCACCGTCTTTTCTGATTGAAAAACCTCTTTCATCCGCATCAATCTGATGAGAAGATACTCCAAGGTCTGCTAAAATTCCATCAACAGGAATTGCATCGTAATATCTAAGATAATTCCATAAAAAACGGAAGTTTTGATTTACAAGGATAAATCTTTCGTCTCTGATATGATTTTTAACAGCATCTCCGTCTATATCAAAAGCGATAAGCTTCCCTTTGGAACTCAGGCGTTCAAGTATTGCTGCGGAGTGACCACCGCCACCAAAAGTAAGATCAACGTAAATTCCGTTAGGATTATTTACCAGACCTTCAACACTTTCTTTCAACAAAACCGGATTATGATACATACGACTTCTTTACTGTTTAATTTTATAATCCCTTCAATTTTTCTCTAAACATTTCATCCAACTTTTCCGTAATATCCGTAAAGTCTTCTTCGGCAAGACTTGCAAGATGTTTCTTATACATTTCTGTATCCCAAATTTGATACCTGTCTGAGAGCGGAACCATTTGGATTTCTTTTCCGATAGAACATACTTTCATCAACTCTTTAGATATGAGAATTCTGTTTGTTTTATCGAGTTTAACTTCTTTTACATTCGCAAGAAATTTTGTTTTATAAGCGATAACTTTTTTATCAAAAGCCCCCATTCCATTCAAAATTTTCATGATTCCGAACCAAGTTTCACTTGGAAAAAGCTCCAAACACGGGAAATCCGTACTTTGTTTCAAATAGAAACCTTTTTCGATGAGACTTTCATTATCCTTGCGAAACTTAGCAGGCACAAGGATTCTTCCTTTTTCATCAACAGCACAATTATATGTTTCCGTGTTATAAAACATTTTATTCAGAAAATTTTGGTAAAAGTATAACTTTTTTTCCACTTTTTACCATTTTTTACCACTTTTTAGTCAAAAAATTTATTAACAGCTAATTAACAGGTTTTCAACAATTATAAATTTTAACACAATCAACTGTAAACATGTCGATTATCGAAATTGTTTTTCAAAAAGCAATTATTATATTAACAATCTTATTTACAGTGATTCGGAGTTTTCGGTTTCGAATTTCCGATTCCGTGTTTAGTGTTCGGATTTTTTCCATAATTATTAAATCTTCACTATGCCATTAAATTTCATGAATAATCTTTTAACTCACTAACATTCAACCACATTTTAGTATTTATATTTTAATTTATTAAATATAAAAAAAATAAATCGTTCAAAAATGACAATCAAAATTTTTATCTATAAAATTATTTTTTATAAAATATTTGTTTTAATGAAATTATTATTATCTTTGTACTATACTATTTGTATAATACCATGCGATTAACATTTAATAAACAATTGAAAATAATCGTCTTATAAAAAATTTTAATTATAACCAACTTCTAAATCATGAACAAAAATGACAAAACAAACGAATTATTATCGGCTTGGGAAGAAACTTACAAAAAAGGTCAATTGACTTTTTGGATATTTTTTTCTTTAAAAGATGATAAAAAGTATGCGGAAGAGATCAAATCTTTTGTAAAAGAAAAAACGCAAAACACAATGACTTGTGAAGATCAAAGTTTATACAGGATCTTGCGCAAATATGAATACATCGGTGTGTTGGATTATGAAATGGGAAAAGGGAATAAAGGCCCCGAAAGGAAATATTATTACTTAACCGATTTGGGCAATGAACTTTTTCATCGTTTCGTAAAAAGAAACATCAGTCTATTTTATTCCGATGAAATTAAACAACTTTTAAATTATTAATCATTAAATTTTTGTATTATGAAAATTTTCACATCCAACCTATTAAAATTCACTGCGATAATTATCGTTACAACTTCACTATTCAGGTTAACTTTAAGCAGTTTCCTCGCAAATAAACTTATTATCCCGACAATCTTTCTTGCCATTTTCTACGGATTATTAATGTTTTTCTTCGGATGGTATTTCGGAAAGAAAGACTATGAATATTTGCCCATTTTCGACCTCGGATTGCGCTATAACACGATTACATTCGTCATTTTCTGCGGAATTTCGGAGCTTTGGTTTTTGTTAAAATTAAATGCTCCTTATGAACATGTTCGCGGGTTAAGAATAACCGAATTAATCTGGTTGATTATTCTTATTATACATCTTATTATTTATCTGATTTATAGAAAAAGACATTCTTTTAAAGGATTGGATAAAACTGAAATATTTGAGTAATCCGAAGTTCCAAAATCCGAACTAAGAATTTTCTCAAATATATTTAATAAGAACTCATAAATTTTCATTGTCCGGCACTCAATTAATCAAATTTCACTATTGCAAACATAGGTTAATACTTCTATACATATCAAAACATTATATCATAAAACAATTCTTAATTCTCAACTTAGAATTTTAACTAAAAAAGCTATCTTTGCAATAATTAAATTTAATTCTTTACAATTATGAGAAATTTCTTATTTATAATTGCAGCTGCAGTTATCCTATTAACAAGCTGTAAACAAGAAATTAAGGAAGTAAACATTATTCCCGAACCGGTAGAAATATCCTATTCAAAAGGGGCTTTCAATCTAAGTAATTCTACCAATCTTTGCTTCTTTAATATTGATTATAATGATCCTACTGTAAAATATATAGAGACATCTTTTCCGAAGTTTTTCGGAATTACACCTCAAATTAATAAAGATACAGATTGCTCTAAAAACTGCATTTGTTTTGAAATTTTTACCCAAAGAAAAGATAAACTTGGAGATGAAGGTTATGAGCTTCATATAGATAAGCATCATATTTCAATTCAGGCTAATACTACTGCCGGATTGTTTTACGGATTTCAAACTTTACGTCAAGTTGCTCCGCCGGAAGTTTTGTTGAAGCCACAGGAAAACATTCAACTTCAATCTTTAAATATTGTTGATTATCCGCGCTTTAGCTGGAGAGGAAGTCATCTGGATGTTTGCAGACATTTTTTTGATATTGATTTCGTAAAGAAACATCTCGACATGCTTGCTGCTCATAAGATTAATAAATTTCATTGGCATCTTACTGATGATCACGGATGGAGAATTCAAATCGACAAATATCCTGAACTTACAAATATCGGAGCTTGGCGTGTTGATAGAAGTGACGTTCCTTGGGTTGAAGGAAAACCGCCCCAACCCGGAGAAAAAGCTACTTACGGCGGATTTTATACTAAAGACCAAATGCGTGAAATTGTCGAATATGCTTCGGTTCTCAATATTGACGTGATGCCAGAAGTTGAACTGCCCGGACACTGTTGTGCAATTCTTGCAGCTTATCCGGAACTCGGCTGTACCGGCAAACCGGAATACGTACAAATAGGACCATATTGGCCTCCAAGTGCAATTCTTTGCGCAGGAAATGATCAAACAATGCAATTTTTATATGATGTTATTGACGAAGTAATTGAAATATTTCCTTACGAATATATTCATATAGGTGGCGATGAAGCTTTTAAAGATTGGTGGCATACTTGCAAGAAATGCAATAAAAGAATGAAAGAACTTGGAATTACAGATTACGAACATCTGCAAGGATGGATGGTTACCGAAGTTGAAAAACATATTAATTCTCGCGGCAGAAAAATGGTTGGTTGGGATGAAATTCTCGAAGGCGGCGTTACAAAAAATGCGACAATCATGTCGTGGCGAGGTAAAGAAGGTGCAACTGAAGCCGCAAAGCATGGCAATTATTCTATCCTGTGTCCGACTTCCTATTGCTATATTGACTATTATCAAGCTGAACCTGCAACACAACCAACTTCAATCGGCGGATTTGTTCCTCTAAAAAAGGTATATTCTTTAGAACCGGTTCCCGAGGAATTAAATAATGAAGAAGCAAAATATATTTTAGGAGCACAATGTAATCTTTGGACAGAATTTATTTTTACTCCTCATCATGCGGAATACATGTTATGGCCGAGGCTTGCCGCTTTAGCGGAAGTTGCCTGGTCGCAAAAAGAAAATAAAGACTGGTATAGATTCCGCGATAAGGTTGAGGATACAAAACAACGTTTGGGTTATTTAGGATATAATTATTGCGAAGGAAATTTCAAACCGACAATTAATACCATCAATAAAGATAACCGGCATTTGGTCACCATCGAATCCGATGTTAAAGGCACGGAAATTTATTATACAACAGATGGCAGCAGTCCGACAGATAAATCGCAAAAATATAATCAACCCTTTGAAGTTAATGATTTCACAACAATCAAAGCTCAAACATATTACAATGGCGAAGCTCGTGAGTCGGCAGCAGAAACAAATGTTTTCATTTCCAAACTGACTGGAAAAAAGATTTTTATAGCCCCGAAGCCATCGGAAAAATACGCTGCAAATTATGAATACACTTTATCGGATGGAATTATGGGCTCAAAAGATCATAATGACGGACGTTGGCTCGGTTTTCAAACAGATAAGGTTTCTGTTATTATTGAGAACAATGGCCAGGAAATCGAACAAATAATTTTTAATAATAATGTAAATCAGGGATCCTGGATTTTCGAACCAATAAAAATAGAAGTTTTCAGTTCTGAAAAAGGCGTTAACTATGATTTAGTAATGTTGAAAGAGAATTCTATTGTTAAGAATTATGATCTTCACAATGTTGAAACTGTTTTCGATTTTGACGAAAGATTTGCGCCGAAGTTTATTAAGATAGAATTTACCGGACTCAATGCATTACCCGACTGGCATGAACATTCGGGGGAAATGCCCTGGATTTTTATTGACGAAATAATTTTAAAGTAGAGTATGTTTCTTTTTGAAGTGTGTGCTAATTCCGTAGAATCAGCGATAAATGCGCAAACCGGAGGAGCCGACAGAATTGAATTATGTGCGAATCTTGAAAGCGGCGGAACAACACCTTCCTACGCAAGCATTAAACTTTGTAAAGAAAAATTGACCATTCCTATTAATGTGCTTATCCGTCCGCGTAACGGCGATTTTTTATACACAGATCTTGAATTTCAAGAAATTATCTCAGATATTATACTCTGTAAAGAGCTTGGGGTAAGCGGCATTGTTTGCGGATTTTTAAACAGCAACGGAACAATAGATATCGAACGGACAAAAAAAATCGTGGAACTTACATATCCATTGAGTTTTACGTTTCACAGGGCCTTTGATGTTTCACGCAATCCTTTTGAAAGTTTGGAAGACATTATTTCTTGCGGAGCAACAAGAATATTGACATCAGGAACATCGGATAAAGCTATCAACGCCACGGAAATACTTTCGAAACTAATTCTACAGGCAAACCAAAGAATTGTCATAATGCCGGGCAGCGGTATAAATGAAAACAATATCATCGAATTACATTCAAAAACAAAGGCCAAAGAATATCATTTTTCCGGCTCAGCAACACATCATTCGGAAATGGAATTTCAAAAAAATAATATAATAAGCACAGAAAAATCAGATTATTCTAAGACTGTTTCGGATGTTGAAAAAATTAGAAATACTATTAATAAGTTGAAAATTTTATAAGATACGAATAAAAAAAACTTAAGATTCGAATATGAACCAAAAGAATAAATCAGAAAACATTTCCATTCAATCAGCTGTAAAGCCGGCTTTATTAATAATGGCTGCAGGAATGGGCAGCAGATACGGAGCTTTAAAACAACTTGACGGAATAGGTCCGAATAACGAAACAATTCTTGATTATTCCATTTTCGATGCCATGAGGGCCGGTTTTGGAAAAGTTGTTTTTATTATCAGGAAAAGTTTTGAAAAAGAATTTAATGAGCATGTTGTTAATCGTTTACAAACTAACGGAATAGATTGTCATTATGTTTTTCAAGAACTAAATAAACTTCCGGAAGGATTTAAGCTCCCAGAAAGCAGGGAAAAACCTTGGGGAACAGCACATGCGGTTTTAATGGCAAAAGATATTATCAACGAACCTTTCGCCGCTATAAATGCAGACGATTTTTACGGGAAAGACGCTTATAATACTATCTACCAATATCTATCGAAAGTTAATATTAATTCAAATGATTATGCAATGGTCGGTTACGATATTTTATCGACTCTTTCCGAATCCGGAACCGTAAGTAGAGGCGTTTGTGAAGTAGACGAAAACAACTTTTTAAGTTCGATTCAGGAGCGATTGAAAATATCATTAATAAACGGACAATTGGTTGATATCGAAAATGGCAAAGAAGTAATTTTAACGGGTAAAGAAAAAGTTTCCATGAATTTCTGGGGTTTTACCCCTACCTTCTTTAATCATGTTGAAGATTGCCTCATTGATTTTCTCAAAGAGAATATTGATAATCCCAAAAGCGAGCTTTACATTCCGACAGTTGTCTTTAAACTCATCAAAGATGGCATTTCGAAAGTAAAAGTCTTGTCGAGCAATGCAAGCTGGTTCGGAATAACTTACAAAGAAGACCGTAAAGATGTAATAGATAATATTCGTAAACTGATTAGTAAGGGCGAATATCCTGAAAAGCTGTGGAAATGATTATGTTGTAAATGTGGAATATATAAAGGACAAAATGATTAAAAACTTTTCTGCTTTTAAATTCTTAACTTAAATGAAATACCATTTTATATCTATCGGGGGAAGCATAATGCATAACATGGCAATTGCCATGTATCTCAAAGGAAATAAAGTTTCCGGTTCTGATGATGAAATATTCGAACCGGCAAAATCAAATCTTGAAAAATACGGATTATTTCCTGAAGAAACCGGTTGGCATCCGGAAAAAATCACATCGGATATTGACACTGTAATTCTTGGTATGCACGCAAAAGCAGATAATCCGGAGCTTTTGCAAGCACAAAAATTAGGGTTAAATATAGTTTCTTTTCCGGAATTCATATATCAAAATTCATTAAACAAAAAAAGAGTTGTAATCGGAGGCAGTCACGGCAAAACAACGGTAACATCTATGATATTACACGTTCTTAAAGTTTTAAATATTGATGTTGATTATCTCGTAGGAGCAAAAATTCCGTCATACGATGTAATGGTAAAGATTACTGATTCTGCTAAACTTTTAGTTGTAGAAGGCGATGAGTATCTTAGTTCGACTTTGGATTTGCGACCGAAATTTCATCTTTATCATCCTCATATTGCAATGCTTACCGGAATAGCGTGGGATCATTATAATGTTTTTCCTACTTTTGATTTTTACCTCGAACAATTCAAAATCTTTATTGACACTATTGAGCCGGGAGGAAGTTTAATTTATTTTGAAGCGGACAAGAATCTGCGAGATTTAGTAAGTAAAACTTCAAATAAAATCAAGAAAATTTCTTATGACACACCCGATTATTACGTAGATAACAATATTTTTATAATAAAACATAAAGGAAAAGAATATTCTTTGAATATTGCCGGAAAACATAATATGCAAAATCTTTTTGGCGCAATGAAAGTTTGCAACGAATTGGATATTTCCTCTGAAGATTTTTTATCGGCAATTACATCTTATGTTGGTGCTGCAAAAAGGATGGAATTAATAAGACAAAATGAACAAAACATTATTTATCGGGATTTTGCACATGCACCTTCTAAAGTTGAAGCTACAGTAAACGCCATTCGCGAGCAATATCCAAAGAAAAAAATAGCTGCTATATTTGAGTTGCATACATACAGCAGTTTGAATAAGGATTTCATCGGTCAATACAAAAACTCCTTGAAGGATGCGGATACCAGAATTGTTTTTTTTGATCCTCATGCATTAGGGTTGAAACGTCTTCCGGCTTTGGATTTTGATGACGTCCGTAATGCCTTTGGCGATGAAATTATTGTTATCAATGATATTGACTCTTTAAAAGAGGAAATCCATAAAGCGAAGAATTTAAATGAAGTTTTACTCTTTATGAGCAGCGGAAACTTCGGTGGAATAAATCTGATTTGAAATAAAAAAGGCTATTGCGGATTTCTCCGCAACAGCCTCTAAAAACTAACTATAAAACTTTTCTTTTTATTCTCCAAGTATCAACCTTCTGAATTCAACGACTTTTAAAGTCGGATCAGTTTGTTTCAAATATTCTGCAACAGTTTTTTTACCGTCTCTTACAAAAATTTGATTCACTAAGGTATTTTCTTTAAAGAATTTATTCAATTTACCAATTGCAATTTTTTCAATCATGTCTTCAGCTTTACCTTCCTGACGAACGATATCTTTTGCAATCTCTAATTCCTTATCTATAATATTTTGCGGAATACTTGATTCGTCAACGGCGATAGGAGCCATTGCCGCAACTTGCATTGCCAACTCGCGACCAACTACTTCAAATTCATTATTAGATTTATTCAAAGCCAGTAAGGTAGCTAAACGGTTACCAATATGGTTATAAGCAGAAACTTTTTGACCTTCAATATATTCATAATGAGCCAAAGTAGTTTTTTCGCCTGTTTTTCCGCCTAAATCGGTAATAGCTTGTTCAACAGTTCTTCCGTTAATATCTTGTTGTAAAAGTTCATCTAAAGATTTTATTCTCTTAGCTATTGCTAAATCAATAATAGAATTAGCGAAATCAACAAAAGCATCACTGTTAGCAACAAAATCGGTTTCGCAATTCAGCATTATCATACCGCCGAAAGTACCGTCGGTAGAAGTTTTTGCTATTACTTTACCTTCTTTTGCATCTCTATCAGCTCTGTTTGACGCAACTTTCTGACCTTTTTTACGTAATATCTCAATTGCTTTTTCAACATCACCTTCAGCTTCTACAAGGGCTTTCTTGCAATCCATCATTCCTGCTCCTGTTATTTGGCGAAGATTGTTTACTTCTGCTGCTGTTATGTTTGCCATAATCTTCCTTTCTTTTTAAAATTAATTTCTTCTACGTCTTTTCGGTTTTTCGGTATTCTCTTCTTCATCTTGAGCTTCCGCAACTTTTTTAGGTGTGTCATCATCCTCATCAATCGGATTTTCTACATCTTCTTCATTGCGTTTTTCTTTATCAAGGCGACGTTCGTTAACACCTTCTTCAATAGCTGTTGCCATAGCTTTAACAATAATCTCTATTGATTTTGCCGCATCATCATTTGCCGGAATCGGAAAATCAACTTGATTAGGATCTGCATTGGTATCAACGATAGCAAATGTAGGGATGCCTAATTTTTTTGCTTCAGCAACTGCGATGTGTTCTTTACAAATATCAACAATAAAAAGAGCTGATGGTAAACGGTTAAGATCAGCAATACTACCTAAGTTTTTCTCCAACTTTGCTCTCTCACGATCTATTTGTAATCTCTCACGTTTAGATAAGCTTTTGTAATTATTTGTGGACATCATTTTGTCAATAGACGACATTTTACGAACGGCTTTACGTATTG from Bacteroidales bacterium harbors:
- a CDS encoding copper homeostasis protein CutC, yielding MFLFEVCANSVESAINAQTGGADRIELCANLESGGTTPSYASIKLCKEKLTIPINVLIRPRNGDFLYTDLEFQEIISDIILCKELGVSGIVCGFLNSNGTIDIERTKKIVELTYPLSFTFHRAFDVSRNPFESLEDIISCGATRILTSGTSDKAINATEILSKLILQANQRIVIMPGSGINENNIIELHSKTKAKEYHFSGSATHHSEMEFQKNNIISTEKSDYSKTVSDVEKIRNTINKLKIL
- the rpsB gene encoding 30S ribosomal protein S2; the protein is MPRTNFDELLKAGVHFGHLKRKWNPNMAPYIFMERNGIHIIDLYKTQAKIDDAAAALKQIAHSGKKILFVATKKQAKEIVAGIVKEVNMPYVTERWPGGMLTNFATIRKAVRKMSSIDKMMSTNNYKSLSKRERLQIDRERAKLEKNLGSIADLNRLPSALFIVDICKEHIAVAEAKKLGIPTFAIVDTNADPNQVDFPIPANDDAAKSIEIIVKAMATAIEEGVNERRLDKEKRNEEDVENPIDEDDDTPKKVAEAQDEEENTEKPKRRRRN
- the rsmH gene encoding 16S rRNA (cytosine(1402)-N(4))-methyltransferase RsmH codes for the protein MYHNPVLLKESVEGLVNNPNGIYVDLTFGGGGHSAAILERLSSKGKLIAFDIDGDAVKNHIRDERFILVNQNFRFLWNYLRYYDAIPVDGILADLGVSSHQIDADERGFSIRKDGDLDMRMNMGLSVSAKDVVNTYSAERLIEIFRDYGELEKPHVLAHAIVKQREIKAFETTGELRAFAERFAPKKKEYKYLSQLFQSVRIEVNQEIDALEELLLQLEKVLKSGGIAAIISYHSLEDRLVKNLFKTGNLEGELKKDFYGNKLSPFVLANRKPILPSEKEIEENGRARSAKLRIAEKI
- a CDS encoding PadR family transcriptional regulator yields the protein MNKNDKTNELLSAWEETYKKGQLTFWIFFSLKDDKKYAEEIKSFVKEKTQNTMTCEDQSLYRILRKYEYIGVLDYEMGKGNKGPERKYYYLTDLGNELFHRFVKRNISLFYSDEIKQLLNY
- a CDS encoding nucleotidyltransferase encodes the protein MNQKNKSENISIQSAVKPALLIMAAGMGSRYGALKQLDGIGPNNETILDYSIFDAMRAGFGKVVFIIRKSFEKEFNEHVVNRLQTNGIDCHYVFQELNKLPEGFKLPESREKPWGTAHAVLMAKDIINEPFAAINADDFYGKDAYNTIYQYLSKVNINSNDYAMVGYDILSTLSESGTVSRGVCEVDENNFLSSIQERLKISLINGQLVDIENGKEVILTGKEKVSMNFWGFTPTFFNHVEDCLIDFLKENIDNPKSELYIPTVVFKLIKDGISKVKVLSSNASWFGITYKEDRKDVIDNIRKLISKGEYPEKLWK
- a CDS encoding family 20 glycosylhydrolase; amino-acid sequence: MRNFLFIIAAAVILLTSCKQEIKEVNIIPEPVEISYSKGAFNLSNSTNLCFFNIDYNDPTVKYIETSFPKFFGITPQINKDTDCSKNCICFEIFTQRKDKLGDEGYELHIDKHHISIQANTTAGLFYGFQTLRQVAPPEVLLKPQENIQLQSLNIVDYPRFSWRGSHLDVCRHFFDIDFVKKHLDMLAAHKINKFHWHLTDDHGWRIQIDKYPELTNIGAWRVDRSDVPWVEGKPPQPGEKATYGGFYTKDQMREIVEYASVLNIDVMPEVELPGHCCAILAAYPELGCTGKPEYVQIGPYWPPSAILCAGNDQTMQFLYDVIDEVIEIFPYEYIHIGGDEAFKDWWHTCKKCNKRMKELGITDYEHLQGWMVTEVEKHINSRGRKMVGWDEILEGGVTKNATIMSWRGKEGATEAAKHGNYSILCPTSYCYIDYYQAEPATQPTSIGGFVPLKKVYSLEPVPEELNNEEAKYILGAQCNLWTEFIFTPHHAEYMLWPRLAALAEVAWSQKENKDWYRFRDKVEDTKQRLGYLGYNYCEGNFKPTINTINKDNRHLVTIESDVKGTEIYYTTDGSSPTDKSQKYNQPFEVNDFTTIKAQTYYNGEARESAAETNVFISKLTGKKIFIAPKPSEKYAANYEYTLSDGIMGSKDHNDGRWLGFQTDKVSVIIENNGQEIEQIIFNNNVNQGSWIFEPIKIEVFSSEKGVNYDLVMLKENSIVKNYDLHNVETVFDFDERFAPKFIKIEFTGLNALPDWHEHSGEMPWIFIDEIILK
- the tsf gene encoding translation elongation factor Ts; this encodes MANITAAEVNNLRQITGAGMMDCKKALVEAEGDVEKAIEILRKKGQKVASNRADRDAKEGKVIAKTSTDGTFGGMIMLNCETDFVANSDAFVDFANSIIDLAIAKRIKSLDELLQQDINGRTVEQAITDLGGKTGEKTTLAHYEYIEGQKVSAYNHIGNRLATLLALNKSNNEFEVVGRELAMQVAAMAPIAVDESSIPQNIIDKELEIAKDIVRQEGKAEDMIEKIAIGKLNKFFKENTLVNQIFVRDGKKTVAEYLKQTDPTLKVVEFRRLILGE
- a CDS encoding Mur ligase domain-containing protein; this encodes MKYHFISIGGSIMHNMAIAMYLKGNKVSGSDDEIFEPAKSNLEKYGLFPEETGWHPEKITSDIDTVILGMHAKADNPELLQAQKLGLNIVSFPEFIYQNSLNKKRVVIGGSHGKTTVTSMILHVLKVLNIDVDYLVGAKIPSYDVMVKITDSAKLLVVEGDEYLSSTLDLRPKFHLYHPHIAMLTGIAWDHYNVFPTFDFYLEQFKIFIDTIEPGGSLIYFEADKNLRDLVSKTSNKIKKISYDTPDYYVDNNIFIIKHKGKEYSLNIAGKHNMQNLFGAMKVCNELDISSEDFLSAITSYVGAAKRMELIRQNEQNIIYRDFAHAPSKVEATVNAIREQYPKKKIAAIFELHTYSSLNKDFIGQYKNSLKDADTRIVFFDPHALGLKRLPALDFDDVRNAFGDEIIVINDIDSLKEEIHKAKNLNEVLLFMSSGNFGGINLI